DNA sequence from the Corynebacterium freneyi genome:
GACGCTGCCGCACCCGTTCCGCGACGATCTGACGCTGCAGGTCATCGCCGACGATTACGTCGACCCGGAGTTCGGCACCGGTGCGGTGAAGATCACCCCGGCGCACGACCCCAACGACTTCGCCATGGGCCAGCGGCACGACCTGGACATGCCGGAGGTCATCGACAAAACCGGCGCGATCACCGGCACCGGCACGCGTTTTGACGGCATGGATCGTTTCGAGGCGCGCGCCGCGGTGACCGAGGCGCTGCGGGAGCAGGGGCGCATCGTCAAGGAGGTCCGCCCCTACGTCCACTCCGTGGGCCACTCGGAGCGTTCGGGCGAGGTCATCGAGCCGCGCCTGTCGGAGCAGTGGTGGGTCAAGGTCGACAAGCTGGCCGAGATGTCCGGCGATGCGATCCGCCGCGGCGACACCGTCATCCACCCGGCGTCGCAGGAGCCGCGCTGGTTCGACTGGGTCGACGACATGCACGACTGGTGCATCTCCCGTCAGCTGTGGTGGGGCCACCGCATTCCGATTTGGTACGGGCCGGACGGCGAGATCGTCTGCGTCGGGCCGGATGACGAGGCGCCGACGGGCGAGGGCTGGCACCAGGACCCCGACGTGCTGGACACGTGGTTCTCGTCGGCGCTGTGGCCGTTTTCCACGATGGGCTGGCCGGAGGCCACCCCGGAGCTGGCCAAGTTCTACCCGACCTCGGTGCTGGTGACCGGCTACGACATCCTGTTCTTCTGGGTCGCGCGCATGATGATGTTCTCGACCTTCGCGGCCACCCTGCCGAACTCGCCGTTGGGCGAGGGCGTCGACGGTCGCCCGCAGATCCCGTTCACCGACGTGTTCCTGCACGGGCTGGTGCGCGACGAGCAGGGCCGCAAGATGTCCAAGTCGCTGGGCAACGGCATCGACCCGTTGGACTGGGTGCGCGACTACGGCGCCGACGCGCTGCGGTTCACGCTGGCCCGCGGCGCGAACCCCGGCTCGGACCTGCCGGTCGGTGAGGATTCGGCGCAGAGCTCCCGCAATTTCGCCACGAAGCTGTTCAACGCGACGCGCTTTGCGCTGATGAACGGCGCGCACGTCGGCGAGCTGCCGGCCCGCGAGACGCTGACCGACACCGACCGGTGGATCCTGGACCGCCTGGAGCAGGTCCGCGCCGAGGTCGACGAGGCGCTGGACAAGTACGAGTTCGCCAAGGCCAACGAGGCGCTGTACCACTTCGCGTGGGACGAGTTCTGCGACTGGTACCTGGAGATGTCCAAGGTGGACTTCCCGCGTTTGGCGGAGGGCGAGGAGCCGACGGCCGAGCAGGCCGCCCGTTCCGAGTCGACCCGCCAGGTGCTGGGTCACGTGCTCGACGTGCTGCTGCGTCTGCTGCACCCGACGATCCCGTTCGTCACGGAGGTGCTGTGGAAGGCCCTGACCGACGGTGACGAGGGCACGCCCGAGTCGCTGGTCATCGCTTCCTGGCCGACCGCCGGCGAGGCCAACGGTGGCGCCGACGTCGACGCCGATGCCGCCCGCCGCATCAACGACGCGCAGAAGCTGGTCACCGAGGTGCGCCGCTTCCGCTCGGACCAGGGCGTCAAGCCGTCGCAGCGCGTGCCCGCCCGGTTCGACGCGGCCGCCGCGGACCTGTCCGCGCAGGAGGGCATCGTCCGGTCGCTGGCCCGACTGGAGACGCCGGAGGAGGGCTTCACCGCCACCGCGTCCATCGAGGTTCGCTTGTCGACGGCGACGGTCACCGTCGAGCTGGACACGTCCGGCACCGTCGACGTCGCCGCCGAGCGCAAGCGCCTGGAGAAGGACCTCGCCGTGGCGGAGAAGGAGCTGGCGGGCACCGAGAAGAAGCTGGGCAACGAGTCCTTCCTGGCGAAGGCCCCGGAGGCGGTCGTGGACAAGATCCGCACCCGCAACCAGGTCGCGCGCGAGGAGATCGAGCGCATCACCGCCCGGCTGGAGGGGCTGCCGAAGGCATGACGGGCAACAAGGACGACGACCGCCGGGGCGACGACGAGATCCGTCTGATCCTCGATGATCTCGCGCCGGCCGATCCCGGTGCGGGGCAGGTCGGGGCCGGTTCCGGCGAACCGCTGGAGCTGCCCGACGATGA
Encoded proteins:
- a CDS encoding valine--tRNA ligase — encoded protein: MSDVTNAENLPNRADNLPKSWNPSEVEADLYQGWVDAGYFTADATSDKPAYSIVLPPPNVTGQLHMGHALDHTLMDALARRKRMQGYEVLWLPGMDHAGIATQTKVEAQLKETEGKDRFDYGREEFIERVWEWKREYGGKIGGQMRQIGDSVDWSRERFTLDEGLSRAVQTIFKELFDQGLIYRAKRMVNWSPVLQTAISDIEVKYEDRDGELVSFRYGDGDQSIVVATTRVETMLGDVAVAVHPDDERYTALVGTTLPHPFRDDLTLQVIADDYVDPEFGTGAVKITPAHDPNDFAMGQRHDLDMPEVIDKTGAITGTGTRFDGMDRFEARAAVTEALREQGRIVKEVRPYVHSVGHSERSGEVIEPRLSEQWWVKVDKLAEMSGDAIRRGDTVIHPASQEPRWFDWVDDMHDWCISRQLWWGHRIPIWYGPDGEIVCVGPDDEAPTGEGWHQDPDVLDTWFSSALWPFSTMGWPEATPELAKFYPTSVLVTGYDILFFWVARMMMFSTFAATLPNSPLGEGVDGRPQIPFTDVFLHGLVRDEQGRKMSKSLGNGIDPLDWVRDYGADALRFTLARGANPGSDLPVGEDSAQSSRNFATKLFNATRFALMNGAHVGELPARETLTDTDRWILDRLEQVRAEVDEALDKYEFAKANEALYHFAWDEFCDWYLEMSKVDFPRLAEGEEPTAEQAARSESTRQVLGHVLDVLLRLLHPTIPFVTEVLWKALTDGDEGTPESLVIASWPTAGEANGGADVDADAARRINDAQKLVTEVRRFRSDQGVKPSQRVPARFDAAAADLSAQEGIVRSLARLETPEEGFTATASIEVRLSTATVTVELDTSGTVDVAAERKRLEKDLAVAEKELAGTEKKLGNESFLAKAPEAVVDKIRTRNQVAREEIERITARLEGLPKA